From the Calonectris borealis chromosome 4, bCalBor7.hap1.2, whole genome shotgun sequence genome, one window contains:
- the FGA gene encoding fibrinogen alpha chain translates to MIAVRILCVLLCLNLAWAQDGESIFEKEGAGVRGPRIVEHMSQSTCQYEKNWPICADDDWGTKCPSGCRMQGLIDETDQDYSHRIDKIKKLLAENQNNYKKSNRIIVETINVLKPNLDSAQQTDETYGHVSGELRRRIVTLKHRVVTQVNRIKALQSSIQEQVLEMKRLEVDIDIKLRACKGTCARSFDYQLDKESYDNIQKQLTQANSINLHPELQTVTLSTLKMRPLKDSNVPDHFKHKPLPEMQALNIVNNIRQMQAVLERSETDTNPSRGDSLYHVAESRGDGPSHTSKLVAPTYGRETLSLGDKTSSTVRRCTKTTTTKFVTGPDGRREEVVEKMVSSDGSDCSYLQGAGNAGGEGSRYHVGGTDGFHKLYPELESFFTPDSPSTANRHFGGSSSISTSSHVAGTGSSHLSTGVSSHSGTYGGKDRFADLGEEEEDDFGGLHLQPSGFPSGSASHSKTVVTSASSSFNKGGSTFETKSLKTREITEQLGGVQHDQSAEDTPDFQARSFRPSGVKQRTANTGKDCDDIRQKHTFGAKSGIFKIKPAGSNKVLSVYCDQETTLGGWLLVQQRMDGSVNFNRTWQDYKRGFGSVDGRGRGEFWLGNENIHLLTQNDTLLRVELEDWDGNAVYAEYIVQVGSEAEGYALAVSSYEGTAGDALIAGWLEEGTEYTSHAQMRFSTFDRDQDRWEESCAEMYGGGWWYNSCQAANLNGIYYLGGHYDPRYNIPYEIENGVVWLPFRASDYSLKTVRMKIRPVETL, encoded by the exons GCACAAGATGGAGAGAGTATCTTTGAAAAGGAGGGTGCAGGGGTGCGTGGTCCCAGGATTGTGGAGCACATGTCCCAGTCCACCTGCCAGTATGAGAAGAACTGGCCCATCTGTGCGGACGACGACTGG GGTACAAAATGTCCATCAGGCTGCAGAATGCAGGGACTGATTGATGAAACAGACCAGGATTATAGTCACAGAATAGACAAAATCAAGAAGCTGCTCgcagaaaatcaaaacaactATAAAAAATCCAATCGGATAATTGTGGAAACCATAAATGTACTAAAACCAAACCTGGACAGTGCTCAGC AGACTGATGAGACTTATGGTCACGTGTCAGGAGAACTGAGGCGAAGAATTGTGACATTAAAGCATAGAGTTGTCACTCAAGTAAACAGAATTaaagctctgcagagcagcatccAGGAACAGGTGCTGGAGATGAAGCGCTTGGAG GTGGACATTGATATTAAGTTACGAGCTTGCAAAGGAACCTGTGCTAGAAGTTTTGATTACCAGCTGGACAAAGAAAGCTACGACAACATCCAGAAGCAGCTTACCCAAGCCAACTCCATCAACTTGCACCCAGAGCTTCAAACAGTCACCCTGAGCACACTGAAAATGAGGCCACTTAAGGACTCAAATGTTCCTGATCATTTTAAGCACAAGCCTCTGCCAGAAATGCAAGCTCTGAACATAGTTAATAACATCAGGCAGATGCAAGCGGTATTAGAAAGATCAGAAACAGACACGAACCCCTCCCGAGGCGACAGCTTGTATCACGTGGCAGAATCGAGGGGGGATGGACCTTCACACACCAGCAAATTAGTTGCTCCTACTTATGGGAGAGAAACCCTTAGTCTGGGAGACAAAACCTCCTCCACTGTTCGTAGATGCACCAAAACTACCACCACAAAATTTGTCACTGGCCCTGATGGCCGTAGAGAAGAAGTAGTTGAAAAAATGGTTTCTTCTGATGGCTCAGACTGCTCCTATTTACAAGGAGCTGGAAatgctggaggggaagggagcaggtACCATGTTGGTGGGACAGATGGCTTCCACAAGCTATACCCTGAGCTAGAGTCATTTTTTACCCCTGACTCTCCATCCACTGCTAATAGGCACTTTGGTGGATCTAGCAGCATTTCAACTAGCAGCCACGTAGCTGGCACAGGCAGTAGTCACTTAAGTACTGGAGTATCCAGTCATTCAGGGACTTACGGGGGGAAGGACAGATTTGCAGACttaggagaggaggaagaagatgactTTGGAGGACTTCACCTTCAGCCATCTGGATTCCCATCGGGCAGTGCAAGTCACTCCAAGACTGTAGTGACCAGCGCCTCTTCTAGTTTCAATAAGGGAGGCTCCACTTTCGAAACCAAATCACTAAAGACCCGTGAAATAACTGAGCAGCTAGGTGGGGTGCAACATGATCAGAGTGCAGAGGATACCCCAGACTTTCAGGCACGCAGCTTCAGACCGTCAGGAGTGAAGCAAAGGACAGCCAACACTGGGAAAG actgtgATGATATCCGCCAGAAACACACTTTTGGTGCCAAAAGTGGCATTTTCAAAATCAAGCCAGCGGGATCCAATAAGGTTTTGTCAGTTTATTGCGACCAAGAGACCACTTTGGGAGGATGGCTATTGGTCCAACAGAGAATGGATGGATCAGTGAATTTTAACCGGACCTGGCAAGACTACAAGAGAGGTTTCGGCAGCGTGGATGGCAGAGGGCGAGGAGAGTTCTGGCTGGGCAATGAAAACATACACTTGCTGACTCAGAACGACACTCTCCTTCGGGTGGAGTTAGAGGACTGGGATGGAAATGCTGTGTATGCAGAGTATATCGTACAGGTAGGGTCTGAAGCAGAAGGGTACGCCCTTGCCGTGTCCTCCTACGAGGGGACCGCCGGGGATGCGCTGATCGCCGGCTGGCTGGAAGAGGGCACCGAATACACGTCCCATGCCCAGATGCGGTTCAGCACCTTCGACCGGGACCAGGACCGCTGGGAGGAGAGCTGCGCGGAGATGTACGGGGGTGGCTGGTGGTACAACAGCTGCCAGGCGGCCAACCTCAATGGCATTTACTACCTGGGGGGCCACTACGACCCCAGGTACAACATTCCTTATGAGATCGAAAACGGTGTGGTCTGGCTGCCATTTAGAGCCTCTGACTATTCCCTCAAAACTGTTAGAATGAAAATCAGGCCCGTAGAAACCCTGTAG
- the FGB gene encoding fibrinogen beta chain encodes MKLLLLCLLCVSSVKSQGSTDYDEEDDSPQLGVRGHRPLDKRREAAPTLRPVAPPISGIGYQPRPPKRVKPGDKKERIIYPDAGGCKHALEELGVLCPTGCELQTTLVKQEKNVKSVVRDLKDKVSKLSETSTTFYEYMTVLDDKLAKRQKQRKDNDDIFSQYNTEVELHYNYIKDNLDNNIPSSLRVLRAVVDSLHKKIQKLENAIATQVDYCRSPCVVSCNIPVVSGKECEDIIRKGGEISEMYLIQPDPFVRPYRVYCDMQTDNGGWTLIQNRQDGSVNFGRIWDQYKKGFGNVAKSGGKNYCDTPGEYWLGNDKISQLTKIGPTEVLIEMEDWNGDKVSAHYGGFTIQNEGNKYQLSVSNYKGNAGNALMEGASQVHGENRTMTIHNGMFFSTYDRDNDGWLTADPRKQCSKEDGGGWWYNRCHSANPNGRYYWGGTYSWDMAKHGTDDGVVWMNWKGSWYSMKKMSMKIRPYFPH; translated from the exons ATGAAactgctcctgctctgcctgctctgtgttTCCTCCGTTAAATCCCAGGGCTCTACTGACTATGACGAGGAG GACGACAGCCCTCAGCTTGGGGTTCGAGGCCACCGACCCCTGGACAAAAGGCGGgaagcggcccccacactccgacCCGTGGCACCTCCCATCAGCGGAATCGGATACCAGCCCCGGCCCCCAAAGCGGGTGAAGCCGGGCGACAAGAAAGAACGTATCATCTACCCCGACGCTGGCGGCTGCAAGCACGCTCTGGAGGAGCTG ggagtGCTGTGTCCAACTGGATGTGAACTGCAAACTACGCtggtaaaacaggaaaaaaatgtgaaatcgGTTGTTCGTGATCTAAAGGACAAAGTGAGCAAACTGTCTGAAACCTCTACAACTTTTTATGAATACATGACTGTTCTAGACGATAAATTGGCAAAGaggcaaaagcaaagaaaag ACAATGACGATATATTTTCTCAGTACAACACAGAAGTGGAATTGCATTATAATTATATAAAGGATAATCTGGACAATAACATCCCATCTAGCCTCAGGGTCCTCCGTGCAGTTGTGGATTCTTTacacaaaaagatacaaaaactGGAAAATGCCATTGCAACCCAGGTGGACTACTGCCGTTCCCCCTGTGTTGTTTCCTGTAATATTCCAGTGGTTTCAGGCAAAG AATGTGAGGATATTATCAGAAAGGGAGGCGAGATATCTGAAATGTACCTCATCCAGCCAGATCCTTTCGTCAGACCATACAGAGTATACTGTGACATGCAAACAGATAATGGAG GCTGGACTTTGATTCAGAACCGCCAGGACGGCAGTGTTAATTTTGGAAGAATATGGGATCAATATAAAAAAGGATTTGGAAATGTTGCAAAGAGTGGAGGGAAGAACTACTGTGATACACCAG GTGAATATTGGCTTGGAAATGACAAGATCAGCCAGCTTACCAAAATAGGGCCCACTGAAGTTTTAATTGAAATGGAGGACTGGAACGGCGATAAAGTATCGGCTCATTACGGAGGTTTCACCATACAGAATGAAGGAAACAAGTATCAGCTTTCAGTTAGTAACTACAAAGGCAATGCAGGCAACGCGCTGATGGAAGGAGCTTCACAGGTGCATGGAGAAAACAGGACAATGACAATTCACAATGGCATGTTCTTCAGTACTTATGACAGAGACAATGATGGATG GTTAACTGCAGATCCAAGAAAACAGTGCTCCAAAGAAGATGGTGGTGGATGGTGGTACAACCGCTGCCACTCAGCCAACCCCAATGGCAGATACTACTGGGGAGGGACCTATAGCTGGGATATGGCAAAACATGGTACAGATGACGGTGTTGTATGGATGAACTGGAAAGGGTCATGGTATTCAATGAAGAAGATGAGCATGAAAATCAGGCCATACTTTCCACATTAA
- the PLRG1 gene encoding pleiotropic regulator 1, with protein MVEEVQKHSVHTLVFRSLKRTHDMFVADNAKPIPLDEESHKVKMAVKLRTEYGSVLHMPTLKENLREKGGPNTGDPYGHKQYSGNQGQELEYLITGTHPYPPGPGVALTADTKVQRMPSESAAQSLAVALPASQSRLDANRTAAGVGDIYRHAGISERSQPPGMSVAMVEAGGNKNSALMAKKAPTMPKPQWHPPWKLYRVISGHLGWVRCIAVEPGNQWFVTGSADRTIKIWDLASGKLKLSLTGHISTVRGVIVSARSPYLFSCGEDKQVKCWDLEYNKVIRHYHGHLSAVYGLDLHPTIDVLVTCSRDSTARIWDVRTKASVHTLSGHTNAVATVKCQAAEPQIITGSHDTTIRLWDLVAGKTRVTLTNHKKSVRAVVLHPRHYTFASGSPDNIKQWKFPDGNFIQNLSGHNAIINTLAVNSDGVLVSGADNGTMHLWDWRTGYNFQRVHAAVQPGSLDSESGIFACVFDQSESRLLTAEADKTIKVYKEDDTATEETHPVSWKPEIIKRKRF; from the exons ATGGtggag gaaGTCCAAAAGCATTCTGTGCACACACTTGTGTTCAGATCTTTGAAGAGAACCCATGATATGTTTGTAGCTGATAATGCCAAGCCTATCCCATTAGATGAAGAAAG TCACAAAGTAAAGATGGCAGTCAAGCTGCGTACAGAGTACGGCTCAGTGTTACACATGCCTACTCTTAAAGAAAACTTGAGAGAGAAAGGAGGCCCAAACACTGGGGATCCTTATGGACACAAACAGTATTCTGGAAATCAAG GACAAGAACTTGAGTATTTGATAACTGGTACACATCCATACCCACCTGGTCCCG gtgtGGCTCTGACAGCAGATACTAAGGTCCAGAGGATGCCTAGTGAATCTGCAGCACAGTCCTTAGCTGTGGCACTTCCTGCTTCTCAGTCCAG GTTGGATGCAAATCGGACAGCTGCTGGCGTGGGTGATATTTACAGGCATGCTGGAATATCTGAGCGTTCGCAGCCTCCTGGGATGTCTGTG GCTATGGTGGAAGCTGGTGGAAACAAAAATTCTGCACTAATGGCAAAGAAGGCTCCAACCATGCCCAAACCTCAGTGGCATCCACCTTGGAAACTGTACAGA gtTATCAGTGGTCACCTGGGATGGGTGAGATGTATTGCAGTAGAACCAGGAAATCAGTGGTTTGTTACTGGCTCTGCTGACAGAACTATAAAG ATTTGGGACCTTGCTAGTGGCAAATTGAAATTGTCTTTGACGGGACACATCAGTACCGTACGAGGGGTGATAGTAAGTGCAAGAAGTCCGTACCTCTTTTCTTGTGGAGAAGACAAACAAGTGAAATGCTGGGATCTTGAATACAATAAG GTTATCAGACATTACCATGGTCATCTAAGTGCTGTCTATGGTTTAGACTTGCATCCAACAATAGATGTACTGGTAACATGTAGCAGAGATTCAACAGCACGA ATTTGGGATGTGAGGACGAAAGCCAGTGTGCACACACTATCAGGACACACAAATGCGGTAGCGACAGTGAAGTGCCAAGCTGCAGAACCGCAAATTATTACAG gCAGTCATGATACTACCATACGGCTCTGGGATTTAGTGGCAGGAAAAACTCGTGTTACTTTAACAAATCACAAGAAATCTGTAAGAGCAGTAGTGTTACATCCAAGACA ttacacATTTGCATCTGGTTCTCCAGATAATATTAAACAGTGGAAATTCCCAGATGGAAACTTCATTCAGAACCTCTCTGGCCACAATGCTATTATCAACACACTGGCTGTAAATTCCGATGGCGTTCTGGTCTCCGGAg ctgaTAATGGTACTATGCATCTTTGGGACTGGAGAACTGGATACAATTTCCAGAGAGTACATGCAGCTGTACAGCCAGGCTCTTTGGACAGTGAATCAGGAATATTTGCTTGTGTTTTTGACCAGTCAGAAAGCAGATTGCTAACTGCTGAAGCTGATAAAACCATAAAAGTATACAAAGAAGATGATACTGCG aCTGAAGAAACTCATCCTGTCAGCTGGAAACCAGAAATTATCAAGAGAAAGCGATTTTAG